From Triticum urartu cultivar G1812 chromosome 2, Tu2.1, whole genome shotgun sequence, a single genomic window includes:
- the LOC125541549 gene encoding uncharacterized protein LOC125541549, with protein MDKRRPGPLPLCPASSSSSRRCPRLKHQRAKSRLLKSVVVGAAHHQQRTSQAAASSDQVRGPPSFRRRSPSDPVARAPSLLLLAVVFFMCAANVRSSLCFEQRRRTPVSRCPSTAACPRPRRRRARRRRIHVSSMPVLVYARLHGPSASSSTVTDKTESAREPPWLRPLRPCARMPRCCSR; from the exons GTGCcctgcttcttcctcctcctcgaggAGATGCCCTCGCCTCAAGCATCAGCGCGCCAAGTCCCGCCTTCTGAAGTCCGTCGTCGTCGGAGCTGCCCACCACCAGCAG AGAACATCACAGGCCGCCGCTAGTTCCGACCAGGTCCGAGGCCCTCCGTCCTTTCGCCGGCGTTCCCCTTCAGATCCCGTCGCCAGAGCTCCGTCCCTGCTGCTCCTCGCGGTCGTCTTCTTCATGTGCGCCGCCAATGTCAGGTCCAGCCTCTGCTTTGAGCAGAGGAGGAGGACGCCCGTGTCTCGCTGCCCGAGCACCGCTGCCTGCCCTCGTCCCCGACGCCGGcgagctcgccgccgccggatcCACGTCTCCAGCATGCCCGTGCTCGTTTACGCTCGCCTCCACGGGCCGTCTGCAAGCAGCAGCACCGTCACGGACAAG ACCGAATCCGCTCGAGAGCCTCCATGGTTGCGTCCCCTTCGACCCTGCGCGCGAATGCCTCGCTGCTGTTCGCGTTGA